The Thermosynechococcus sp. CL-1 genomic interval TGAGCAGTTGGGATTGCCCAACATTGTCCGCGAAATGAGTGAGCGGCCACGGGGCTTGATTCTGGTGACTGGGCCGACAGGATCAGGGAAAACCACAACCTTGGCGGCAATGATTGACTTGATCAACAAAACCCGCGCTGAACATATCCTGACGATTGAAGACCCCATTGAGTTTGTCTATGAACCCATCAAGAGCCTGATCCACCAACGGCAGGTGGGGGAAGATACCAAGAGCTTTGCCAATGCTCTGCGGGCAGCGCTGCGGGAAGACCCCGATATTATCCTTGTGGGTGAGATGCGTGACTTGGAAACAATTCAGCTTGCCATCTCAGCAGCGGAAACAGGGCACTTGGTCTTTGGTACCTTGCACACCAGTTCAGCTGCCCAAACCGTTGACCGTATGGTGGATGTGTTCCCCCCAGAGCAGCAGCAGCAAATTCGCGTCCAGTTGTCCAACTCGTTAGTGGCGGTCTTTAGCCAAACGCTGGTTCCTAAGAAAAATCCCAAGCCCGGTGAATTTGGGCGGATTATGGCGCAAGAGATTATGGTAGTGACCCCTGCTATCTCCAACCTGATTCGCGAAGGCAAGACCTCGCAGATTTATTCGGCAATTCAAACGGGCGGCAAGCTGGGGATGCAGACCCTCGAAAAAGTCTTGGCCGATTATTATCGTGCGGGCATCATCACCTATGAAGCAGCAATGGCCAAGTCCTCGCGTCAGGACGAGCTGCAACGTCTGATTGGTACGGGTACACCTGCGGCAGCAGCACGCTAGTTAGCAATTATTGATCAAGAGAAGGGGTATTGAGTCATGGCAACCTATGAAGTGCGGATCCGGGATGCCCAAGGCAAATACAGGACCGTTCGCGAGGAAGCTTCGACACCA includes:
- a CDS encoding type IV pilus twitching motility protein PilT — translated: MELMIEDLMEQVVANGGSDLHISAGLPPYIRISGKLTPTDYEPLTPEQCQRLIFSMLNNTQRKHLEQNWELDCSYGVRGLARFRVNVYKDRGTYAACLRALSSKIPTFEQLGLPNIVREMSERPRGLILVTGPTGSGKTTTLAAMIDLINKTRAEHILTIEDPIEFVYEPIKSLIHQRQVGEDTKSFANALRAALREDPDIILVGEMRDLETIQLAISAAETGHLVFGTLHTSSAAQTVDRMVDVFPPEQQQQIRVQLSNSLVAVFSQTLVPKKNPKPGEFGRIMAQEIMVVTPAISNLIREGKTSQIYSAIQTGGKLGMQTLEKVLADYYRAGIITYEAAMAKSSRQDELQRLIGTGTPAAAAR